One Xiphophorus maculatus strain JP 163 A chromosome 10, X_maculatus-5.0-male, whole genome shotgun sequence genomic region harbors:
- the LOC102217317 gene encoding E3 ubiquitin-protein ligase MARCH7-like isoform X2 — protein MFNKLWKRIRQWLSFNTSEDSPLPESAREQSQWTTATDEAAQSPESLKNDAACDHKESTPGDTAHDNEDNQCRICYGDHSDADPLLSPCQCSGSLTYIHCSCLRTWIRTRLQSGSTLGAATRCEICTKTFYSVDNNQQESEQNDFEELIFEVEHLMSELELLSTALFMNKVLWLSPMVYTTYFNRIGSPLRTIGWEVILNVRPHTPDT, from the exons atgtttaacaagTTGTGGAAACGTATTCGTCAATGG TTATCTTTCAACACCTCTGAGGACAGTCCATTACCTGAGTCAGCAAGAGAGCAGAGTCAATGGACCACAGCTACAGATGAAGCAGCTCAATCaccagaaagtttaaaaaatgatgcTGCCTGCGATCACAAAGAGAG TACACCAGGTGATACAGCACATGATAATGAGGACAACCAGTGCCGCATCTGCTACGGAGACCATTCAGATGCTGACCCCCTCCTGTCACCCTGCCAGTGTTCAGGAAGTCTGACATATATTCACTGCAGTTGCCTGAGAACATGGATCAGGACCCGACTACAGTCAG GGTCCACCTTGGGTGCTGCCACAAGATGTGAGATTTGCACCAAAACATTTTACTCTGTGGACAACAACCAGCAAGAGTCAGAG cagaatGACTTCGAAGAACTCATATTCGAAGTGGAACATCTGATGTCGGAACTGGAACTCCTGAGTACTGCGTTGTTTATGAACAAAGTACTTTGGTTATCACCTATG gtGTACACAACTTATTTCAACAGAATAGGGAGCCCGCTAAGAACTATAGGATGGGAGGTTATACTAAATGTTCGTCCACACACACCTGATACCTAA
- the LOC102217317 gene encoding E3 ubiquitin-protein ligase MARCH7-like isoform X1 translates to MFNKLWKRIRQWLSFNTSEDSPLPESAREQSQWTTATDEAAQSPESLKNDAACDHKESSTPGDTAHDNEDNQCRICYGDHSDADPLLSPCQCSGSLTYIHCSCLRTWIRTRLQSGSTLGAATRCEICTKTFYSVDNNQQESEQNDFEELIFEVEHLMSELELLSTALFMNKVLWLSPMVYTTYFNRIGSPLRTIGWEVILNVRPHTPDT, encoded by the exons atgtttaacaagTTGTGGAAACGTATTCGTCAATGG TTATCTTTCAACACCTCTGAGGACAGTCCATTACCTGAGTCAGCAAGAGAGCAGAGTCAATGGACCACAGCTACAGATGAAGCAGCTCAATCaccagaaagtttaaaaaatgatgcTGCCTGCGATCACAAAGAGAG CAGTACACCAGGTGATACAGCACATGATAATGAGGACAACCAGTGCCGCATCTGCTACGGAGACCATTCAGATGCTGACCCCCTCCTGTCACCCTGCCAGTGTTCAGGAAGTCTGACATATATTCACTGCAGTTGCCTGAGAACATGGATCAGGACCCGACTACAGTCAG GGTCCACCTTGGGTGCTGCCACAAGATGTGAGATTTGCACCAAAACATTTTACTCTGTGGACAACAACCAGCAAGAGTCAGAG cagaatGACTTCGAAGAACTCATATTCGAAGTGGAACATCTGATGTCGGAACTGGAACTCCTGAGTACTGCGTTGTTTATGAACAAAGTACTTTGGTTATCACCTATG gtGTACACAACTTATTTCAACAGAATAGGGAGCCCGCTAAGAACTATAGGATGGGAGGTTATACTAAATGTTCGTCCACACACACCTGATACCTAA
- the cntd1 gene encoding cyclin N-terminal domain-containing protein 1 yields the protein MSKTLAYFPRQCGVARLQFGETPFDILNDFLNNLNNINKDYLDGLPKWSGTFKQKGLVEYIFLITQELKLDPSVGYHAIELLQRFMVKHVADTLAKIPIQSVAINKAKSYGDLIFDNLKDKFPLILFSCVQLANKLFLHCHMIDASTAVQFLYSFGLSVSKQTLLESELMVFKGVEYRLDVINSLTYVEVILEVLGHNEPSMPVEHLYQLCHNVLQYVTLNQTTIYESLLRSVSQCVSPSREQRENFVTVTEDRMLLGVCVIAVATYILCFKKWRQVVDELSHITGITRRNIANFAQVVIEHILETSSSAV from the exons ATGTCAAAAACGTTAGCTTATTTTCCGCGTCAATGTGGCGTCGCACGTCTACAGTTTGGCGAAACTCCATTCGACATTCTCAATGATTTCCTCAATAATTTAAACAACATTAACAAGGACTATCTTGATGGCTTACCGAAATGGAGCGGAACCTTTAAACAGAAAGGACTCGTTG AATACATCTTCTTGATCACTCAAGAACTGAAACTTGATCCATCAGTAGGATACCATGCCATTGAACTGCTGCAGAG GTTTATGGTAAAGCATGTTGCAGATACACTTGCCAAAATCCCAATTCAAAGTGTAGCTATTAACAAGGCAAAGAGTTATGGGGATCTGATTTTTGACAATCTCAAAGATAAATTCCCTCTGATCCTCTTCTCTTGTGTGCAGCTtgcaaacaaactgtttttgcaTTGTCAT ATGATAGACGCCTCCACTGCTGTACAGTTCCTGTATTCTTTCGGCCTCAGTGTTTCCAAACAGACCCTCCTGGAATCAGAGCTGATGGTCTTTAAAGGCGTTGAATACAGACTTGATGTCATTAACTCTCTGACGTACGTGGAAGTTATTCTGGAGGTCCTTG GGCACAATGAGCCGTCCATGCCTGTAGAGCACCTTTATCAACTCTGCCATAATGTCCTCCAGTACGTCACCCTGAACCAGACTACAATCTATGAGTCTCTGCTAAGAAGTGTCTCTCAGTGTGTCAGCCCGTCCAGGGAACAGAG GGAAAATTTTGTGACAGTGACTGAGGATCGCATGCTTCTTGGAGTTTGTGTCATTGCAGTGGCAACATACATCCTCTGTTTCAAAAAGTGGAGACAG GTGGTTGATGAGCTGAGCCACATCACAGGAATCACCAGAAGAAACATTGCTAATTTTGCTCAAGTGGTAATAGAGCACATTCTTGAGACCAGTTCTTCAGCGGTGTAG
- the LOC102232249 gene encoding cytochrome c oxidase assembly factor 3 homolog, mitochondrial, giving the protein MAEKKPPKSDFPFATKIDPTKENLSQDQMHFIRQAELEQWKKNTSKLRTRNVVTGLAIGALVLGIYGYTFYSVSQERIMDEIDEEAKRARLKGPKTGAN; this is encoded by the exons ATGGCTGAAAAGAAACCTCCAAAGTCTGACTTTCCGTTCGCCACCAAGATAGACCCGACCAAAGAGAATCTTTCCCAGGATCAGATGCATTTCATCAGGCAGGCGGAGCTGGAACAGTGGAAGAAGAACACATCAAAGCTCCGAACGCGGAACGTTGTGACGGGACTCGCAATAGGAGCGCTCGTGCTCGGTATCT ATGGCTACACGTTTTATTCAGTCTCCCAGGAGCGGATCATGGACGAAATCGATGAGGAGGCCAAGCGTGCCAGACTGAAGGGACCGAAGACTGGAGCCAATTGA